The Bombus vancouverensis nearcticus chromosome 3, iyBomVanc1_principal, whole genome shotgun sequence genomic sequence ATAGGTTGATGAATTCTCGGTGCCGGAGTCGTAGTTACACTAGCTGGTTGGACGTTCATAGCTAATTTCTGAGGAAGATTCACTATCGTGGGTGTCTGCTGTTTTGCCGCCTGTAGGAGATGCTGCTTAGGATTCGGTGGAGCACCACCGGCATTGTTCAGTACCGGTGACATGGGTTGTCCTTGACCTTTTCCATTCGCAGCACCGATCTGCGCTACCGGCTGTTTAGCACGCGGACTTAAGCTCGGTGACGATACCCTGTTGCTAGAAACTTGGAGATGCAAAGCTTGCACAGCCTGCGTTGATTTTACGAGATTTGGTGGCTGCTGCACCACCGATGGCGGTTGACTAGCCACGCTGGAGGCCGTCGGTTTGGTAATGACAACTTGCTGTTGCGATTGCGCCGGTGTAGCCAGCTTGCTGGCGTTCAAGACGTGAGCCTTGAGGCTCGTGGGTTTCGACGGGGTGGAACAAGTGGATGTCGTCTGTGGAATAGTTACCACCGTCGTAGCTATAGAAGTAACTGTGGTAGAAATTGTTGCTGCTGGCTGAACCATGCTGACTGCGGAGGTGACTTGGTGAACAACCGGAGATTGTGGTTTCGTGATAACGCTGGTCTGCGGTTGGATCTGTTGATTTTGTTGAAGCGGTTCCGGGGCTGGTTCCTTCTTAAGTTCTTCGGAGACGGTTAAATTCTCCGGCTGCGGCTGTTTCGATCGCAACGTCTCGGTTGTATTGGGCGCAACGACCGCAGCGTTCACCAAACCAGCCGGAGTGATTCTCGCATCGCACGTGGCTCTGCTCACCGCTTGCGCCTGTCCAGAAGTGGTGGAAACAGGAATGTATTGACCTTCCTCCGACTCTCTCATCGGTATCAGCATTCCAGTGACTGGATCTATCAGCGTCATCGGTTCATGAGATACCGGTTTGTGCGTGGGTGACGGCGCAGCTGCAGGCTGCTGCTGACTCGTTTCTTCGGGCTTCGGCGTGGTCTCGTCCCGAAGCGAAACGACGTTCTCTTCTTTGTTCTGGAGTTCCTGCTGCGGCGCCGGAGGTGTCTCCTTTATCTTTATCAGTTCTCGATATTCCTCGTCATCGTCGTTCTCGGAAGTTCTCCTTACCGATTTACCGCGAACACCTCGCGGTGACTTTCTAGGTTCGGTCGGTTGTTGTACCGTGCTTTGAACGTTACGAGAAGAGCTGTTGTACCTAGTGCTTCGTCTGGTGGCGTGAACGTTCCCTCCAATGGATCCTCCTATCATCCCCTTGTTCATCGCGGAGCCACGCACCACGTCTTCGATCACGTCGTCGATCGTGTTTCTACTTCCATCCCTCTCGGCCAGTCTCCTGGACTTTCTGGTGTTCGCTGCTGGAGGAACAAATTCCTCCGGCGGTACTTCTTTCACAGCGGCTATAGGCGTCGCTGGCTGCGCGTTCGGACCAGTCAGACTCGGCACTGGTGACTTAATCGTGAGAATCAATCGCGGCCGTCCAGCATTATCTTCCTCGCTATCGTCATGGAATTCGTAAACGTCCGCCGGCAGCTTGTTCTTCTCTACGTGATGTTTGCTTCCCCTAGAAGTCCTCGCTCCTCGTTTATGCACAACGGTGGTGGTTGTGTTTCTGCTGCTTCGTCTGGTGGTCACACCGCCGCGGCTACCGAATCCTCGTCTGCTCTTGGTTCGACCACGTCGGCTCTTTGTCGACTCGCTTTCGCACGTCTCCACTCCCTCGTCCTGTTCCTCGTTGGTCGCGACGAAGTTCTTCTTGGTATCAGACTCGGTTGCCTCACCGCGGTTAAACCATTCGTACTCGTTGCTCTTTGCATCACCGCGGTTAAACCATTCGGACTCGTTGCTCTTTGGCTGCTCTTCCTGTGTCTCATTGGTAACACTTTGACCATGCTGTGCCGTTTCCTTGTCACCGTCGTCGTTGCCCTCGCCATCGCACAATGCGTCTACCTTCTTTATCACGCTCTCGATGTTCACCTCCTTCGCAGACCAATAGTCGCTATCTTCTTTACTGTCAGCCGGATCCTCCTTGGACGCATCGATCGCGAGCGGATCCGTGCACGGTTCTTTCAGTGGATCCTCCGCTGGTTCTTCCTCCATGTCCGCTTCCTCGTTCTCCTTGGGTATTTcgtcttcctcctcctcctcctcttcctcctcatCCTCTTCCTCTTTGACCTCGGGGTTCGCAAGTTCCGTCTTGATTTCGACTTCCATCATTTTAGGAACGAGACGATCGCCGTCGTTGGATTCGGACTTCGACGCGCCCAACAGCTTCTCTGAGTTGATCTGGTCCAGTTGTTGCTCGACCTTTGGAGATTTTGCATCCACCGCGTTGGCGCATGGTGCATTCAATGGCTGATTCAATGGTTGCTCGGACTCGGTGTTCGAGAATTCCTCCTTGATCGCGGTGGTATCCTCGTGCTTCAGGATATCGGATGGTTCCTCTTTTATGACATCAATCGGTTGAGTGGATTGTATGGGCGGAGTAAGTTGCATGGGCTGAGCCGTTTGTACCATCTGTGCATCGGGATCGACCTGGAGCTCCTGTTCTGGTGGTAGCCGCGACTCTAGCACGCACTCGGTGGTGTTCTGCTCAGTAGGAACGGAAGACGGAACCGTGGTAGGTACCGTCGTCGTTGTTCTGGAGACGATGGCTTGCGAGACTGTAGATACCAATGGAAGGTGAGGCTTGGAAAGATGACTGGATTGCAGAACCGGAGAATGCCTTTGGCTGCTGTTTAGAGACGAAATCGACGTTTGTGTGACGACGCATTTGTCCTCAGCCATGGAAACCGTTACACTGGATGGGATCTGTTGCTGTTGTTggtgttgttgctgttgttgttgctgttgttgttgctgttgttgttgctgttgttgttgctgttgctgttgctgttgttgttgctgctgctgttgctgctgctgttgttgctgctgttgctgctgctgctgctgctgttgttgttgttgctgctgctgctgctgctgttgttgttgctgctgctgctgttgttgttgctgctgctgctgttgttgttgctgctgctgttggcAAACTGGCATGGGTACCACCGTCTTGATCAGCGGTTGATTCGCTGACGAAACAGTGGACGCCCCGATGGTGTGCACCACGGACTTGTGGACTAGGTGAGGCTGCCCGTGAGCGACTATCACAGGACTGGGTGTCGAGGAACGTGGCACGTGGGTGGTCAAAAGCTGAAGACTCGATATCTCTTGCTTCTGCCTAGGGGACAATAAATTGTTGTCCGTAGTAATGGAGCCTGAAATTTGTTTCTGACCTCTGGACGACAAGGAGCAGGTTTCCGGGATGCTGGTCGGTTTGCCGAATACCAGGCTGGACGTGCTAGCGTTGATTTCGATCTTGGCCGTTTCAGGGATATACGTGGGCGGCTGGTTCGGCGAAGGAACCTTCGGAGAAGTGGAAGCCTTGTTCGTTGGTTCTGGGATAACGGCTGGTGACAATTTCGGTTCCTCCAGACGTTGCGGAGGCTCGTTAGGATTTACCGGAAGCAACGTTTCGATAACAGATTTGCCGCCGAGAGCCGAATCCCTAGAGCTCTTGACTTGCACGCCACCCGGAGCCAAAGGTGGTACGGGCATGTAAGGACGGTGTGGAATATTCAGCGTCAACGGCGGTAATCCACCTCTAGGATGACTGGGTGCTAGAGCTCTCATGCCTGGAGCGTGTTGAATAACCGGCTGTTGAGTGGCCGCCGTGGAATATATCTGTTGCGTCGGTGTGTCTGGCCTGTGAGCGGAGACGGGAACGCTGCTCACCGCGATCCTGGCTGGTGGTGGTGACGGTTTACCGACACTCGGTACGTGAGGACTGAGGGCGGAGTTTCGAGACCATTGACCGTTAGGTGAAAGTGGCTGCAAAATTCTCGGCGACAGTTGCGAGGGAACCAAAGGTGGCATTCTGGATGGAACCAACGGTGGTGGCAACGGTGGAGCTTGGTTCGAGGAGGCCGAGGTTGAAACCGCGGGGATGTTTTGCATTCTGGGAGAAGTTTGTCGCATGGGTGGGACCATCTGTGACTGTGGTGACACGGGAAGCTTTTGGTAAAGGGACTGCACGCCGATGGATGGCGGCGTTGACGATGGCTGTGGCGCCGACGGTCTAGGACTGGTCGCGGCTATTCTAGGCGTTTCGCTGGTGATCGGCACGCTGCAAGGACCTAACACGGGTTGCTTGTACTGCGGAGGTGGCGAGATCGAAGCGCGACGCGCCTGAGAGTTGTTCATTCTCTCCGGACTGGTTGCTGTAACGTTGGTTTCGTCGACGTTCTCGGCCGCTTGCACAGTCTTAGCCACCTCTCGCGGCTTCTCGTTCAAATTCCAGGAGTGAGCGATCACGGAGGTCGGTGGACTCGGCGGTTTCGCTGATACGGACGATCTGCGCGCCTCGATGGTCTTTTCCGTCGCAGGTACGGAAGGCGCGACAACGGTGGTGACGGCGGCGGGGGTCTTGGTAGGTGATTTGTAGTACGATGGAATGTCTGGCGTTTTCGGTGGTTGGCTCAAATCGAACGTCTCGTAGTTCGGGTCTTCCTCCGTATCCGTATCTATCTGCAAGTCGTGCTCGCTCTGAGGAGTGTCTGGTTTCATATCCGTCTCTCCTTCCGCCGTAGAGGCGTTCAGACTTTCGACGGCCTGCTGCATCTCCTCGACGTCCTCTTGAGGCGCCTCGGCCGGGGCTCCGACCGCGTCTTCCGTTTCGGCGTCTTCCTCTTCGCCTTCATACGAAAAGTCTTCCGTCGATACTCCGAAGGTTTCCTCCAGCAGAGCAGCTACCGCGTCTTCGGTTTCCTCCTGGGATATCGCGACTCGTGGCTTGTCCTCGGTTTGAGTGGGCGGCGTAGTCGGCGCATTCACTTCTGACTCCTCCCTACTTTCGCGTTCTTCCGGTTCCGAAATACTTTTCACCGCGTTTTCGTGAATAGTCTCGTCGATCTCGATACCGAAGCCTGGGATGAACttgtccttcttcttctctggcTTCCCGGCTGATTGAATACCACCGCTTGATGGAGGAGTCATCGACGACGGTACTGTTGTCGATGACACGCAAGTATTGGACGAAACCTTCGGAATGGGACTCAACAAAGTATCTCTAGGTGTAGGCAAAGTAGGTGACATCGTCTTGGGAATCAACGGGCTACTTGCTCTCGGGGGACTAGGATCAGCCCCCAGGTAGGGCAACTCGCCGCTCTTCtcatgatggtgatgatgatggtgatgatgatgatggtaaTCTTTCCGAGTCCGCTCTTCCTTcgactttttcctctttttcttcttctccttgaTCTTTTCCGGAATGGTCGACGGTGTGGATGGTTCGATGCTGTCGTTGTCGTCGGTGAATCGGAACACGTCAGGGTCGTTACTCTCCGTGCACGCAACGGCCGATTTCGGCGAGTTCGGTAGCCCCAAGAGCTTCGCCTCGATTTCTCGTCCCGCCTCGGCCAAGTCCACGCTGTTCTCGTCCTCTGTTTGATGACGACGTTTCTTCTCCGCCTTTCGCCTGACTCGTTCCACGTCCAACACCGGACTGTGGCCACCATCGCTGTCCGAAGCGTAGGTGTTGTTGGCCAACCGGTCGAAGAGCGCATTGTTCGACGGAGCGTCGTCGACGTCGTCTGACAACGGACCAAATATGTCTTCCATACGTTGCGAATCTCTAGCTTCCTGTCTGTTGAGCCTCTTTCTTCGTGCCTTCGCTTTTTCATCCGCGTTCCTGTCTCTCCTCTTATCTTTCTTGTTCCGTTGCTTCTTGTCCGATCGTATCCTCTCCTCCGTTGTTTCCAAAACCGTCGTGGTACCAGAGGTGACGACGGTCGTGGATGCGTTGACGGACTCGGTCGCATGATTGGCTCGACAATCCGCCGTCGCCGCCACGTTACTCGTCACGGTGTTCGATTTGGTCTTGTGCTCGACAGTTTCCGACGACTCGGTCTTGCTTAGACTGTCTTCGGTCGACATCGAGTTCTTTTGTCGCTTCTGCTTCTTCTTGTGTGACTTTTTCCGCGACGAATCACGCTCATGATTGTTAACCACGATCGCTGGTTGGTTGCCACGGCTGAATGACACCGGGATCCGTTCGTCATCGTCCGAGGTGCGCGGTTCTTCTTTTACGTTCGAGTGAACGACACTGTTCACGACTACCACGTTCGTCGTCTCCATGGAGTTCTGTTTCTCCTCGGTGTCAGCGAATCCGAGATCGACGTCGCTTTCCAGGAACCTCTCTGTCTTGACGGCCTTGCGAATCTTGTTGTTGAACGACGATGCCTCCTCTTCCTCGCTGGTGTCGGAGTGAATTCGAGATCGGGAACTCTTTCTGGACAAAGACTTGGCTCTGGCCGAGTCAGATTCCGAGGTGGCCTCGTCTTCTGTCAAAGCCTTGCTGGATACCGAGTCTCCGTCCCACGAGGTACTCTGCTTTTTCTCCTCCCGCCTCGCTCGACTTTGCTTCAGTTGTGAAAATTTGTCCTTAAGTCGTACTTGCCGTTTCTCCTCTTCGAGTTTCTGCATGTTCTTGGTCGAGCGTGCCTTCACTTTGTCATACATACTGATGTATGCGGGCTCGTCGTCAACGATATCGAAGATGGAGTGCTTCTTAGGTTCGTCGCTGTCCGTGTCCGTGGCGGATGGATGTCTGGCTACCTGAATATCGGGCGTCGATAGAGGACCGTCGTCCACGTCACTGTGTAGATTCAAGGAAGACTGTTGATGATGATGGTGCTGGTGTTGGTGATGCTGATGCTGATGCTGCTGCTGCATCTCTCGCGAATGATTCGAACCAATCGCGGTCTGTTCACTCGGCGAATTTGAGTCGTTGCGCTTTGAAAGATCCAGTCTCGATAGGAACTCTTTGTCCGACTCGTGGGACACTCTTGGACTCCGCTCCCTGGACTCCTTCTCGGATCGATTCCTCTTGCTTCGCTGCTTCTCTTTTCCTCCACCTTCGCGGTTGTTCTCTCGGTTCTCCCTGGTCGACTCTCTACTCATCTCGGTCGAATGAGATTGCTCCCTGGTATCTTGAGACTGTGTGAATACATTACCACTGCTACCTTCCTTTCCATCTCGGCTCTCCCTACTTTCGCGATTGGATCTGTGAGAATCGTTCCTATGTTTTCGATCCTCGGACCTTCTATTCTGTCTAGGCCGGTCTTTGCTGTCCCTCCTGTGCTCGGAGATCTTCATGCGTTTGGCGTCATCCTCGGTCGGGCCATCCTGCGACGAACATCGTCGCTTGATAGACACCGGCCCGGGGGAAATTTGATTTTGAGACTGGGAAATGGACTGATGAAGATGATTCTCGGTGGGTTGTCGCCTGCTTTCCTCACGATCCCTCTTTTCTTT encodes the following:
- the LOC117154154 gene encoding uncharacterized protein LOC117154154 isoform X2 yields the protein MVRETRHLWVGNLPENIREDRIREHFKRYGRVQSVKLLPRGEECPVDGGSGGSLGEGNEGGSGSSSGSGGSGAGNGTSGNTGGASATVAFMDIKSAAKAHATEHTLDERALTTQYYEPQHLQHRFPSHGSEDHGSGGGSGGGVSGVVGSGVAGSGIVSGSVGSGVSGGGGGGGSGSCGGGGSANGGGGVGSGIGSSSGGNGSGGSGGSGGGGSSGGGSGGVNDRERDRERERERERERERERDRERDRDRDRDRDRDRERERDRERERERERERERDRERERGGEGFESRGSHGSFYSSERSSRGVGSGGGVGSVGGGGGGGIVVGGHPADPTPGDPGGYIPRGRPPPASSYHVTSTRARDRLYSRTGPYASGPPPPPHLDRHRGGLPPSSWSAYESTTSRYGNAPPPPSPANNDAYQDEQDYIRRLVPLGGGGGGGSSSTGALRQHKKQRRKSRSGSSSPSGSSRSGSSSSSRSGSSAGSTSGGSTSPGSSPHRTGNAAVTEDRRPLAIRVRNLPARSSDTSLKDGLFHEYKKHGKVTWVKVVGAAGERYALVCFKKPEDVEKALEVSHDKLFFGCKIEVAPYQGYDVEDNEFRPYEAEVDEYHPKATRTLFIGNLEKDVTASELRKHFEPFGEIIEIDIKKQGAVSSYAFCQYSDIGSVVKAMRSMDGEHLGANRIKLGFGKSMPTSCVWVDGIGDCMSEKYLNMQFHQFGPINQVVVDRERGHALVFFEQISCAQAAVKEMRGAALRGRRLQVDFASRECQETFYEHLERQGIAGEKPWDTRPSPAATFDVSIPCRRERSSFDSGVTVSNSSSRFTRYETPPRSRTASYSRTSGGGSTPGASPAHPTAMSRSSRRSYQDTYYDGEYTEPTPRRFRSYDEFSQGSGASHDDYQSSVLGDGKLNDDDCPPPSRRHAVQSVVTSVDPPAPPPPLLPPPDIRHLQKERVHLLEQLEECHSSGDEVGFAPKKRVKMDGTSTAILCEDDEPEIASLLVTSHSSRKGMDIRRVSDSKVVVHHGTRRGSCDGRGPGPCKRRRDVTSRHHEHHDGSRPGTPLVDERPENLVPSEPRRFRERSHDGPLSLPLPRFATQMLNNNNNNNNNNNNNNNNNNNNNNSSNNNNNNSGNSNNTGSSNNSSSGSSRSNNSSLAKMTSPPCINLSTAPSPRTAPQPPASPPLRHLSPSPTSSDSETAPQSPSLEERIRSLDEKYEKWSGSRALSAAGGDALAKLDATASERFRFRHKLLDLDLHEVQPSDIVKSVLAKRSVFDEDSKRLENFSEKYEPREFTGVIGVGSIGSSVSGLASSGSCTSKVCLQYPFPSHPPVQLSSSTSMAGQICIGTTSLSSSLTFTTTMSSTLKPPDPRTVVQHNCVHPTPTTPITPGTSIKTVSPELPPVSLPIGLGSGMAATSGNSSGLALASSILSSNGSVSSIHALGASTARGSIGTSGSSVSAFASVTIASSLAFSTMPTMAVLTTAATTSALSTTPITQATIVTTLNATSAASSLSSTCSLSSNQYQTSMSTVTSIILSSTTSLSNTSSSSFSITTVSSSSSSLSSSSSLSLSLSSSSSLSSTTDASRSRLRKEVGGCNRESREFRDSKDGRDSKYSGKSKDCQRKSRKEDADVERNRKDREEKDGSGSSSMTNDVADNDGHARERELKENKEMRYERKEREEKERREKEDRERQERREKDDRDRQERKEREERREKDEERRERERLDKERQEKDRREREERERERKEREENEVKEKERREKERLEREKREREERERQERREREERERREREDRERKERELRQEREKQEKERLRKEREDQERREKEERDRLERERRREEKERLERERKREREEKERLERERRKEKEERERAEKEKREKEERERLERDKHDREKRREREDQERREKEKSEREKRRDRDEKDKEKRDREESRRQPTENHLHQSISQSQNQISPGPVSIKRRCSSQDGPTEDDAKRMKISEHRRDSKDRPRQNRRSEDRKHRNDSHRSNRESRESRDGKEGSSGNVFTQSQDTREQSHSTEMSRESTRENRENNREGGGKEKQRSKRNRSEKESRERSPRVSHESDKEFLSRLDLSKRNDSNSPSEQTAIGSNHSREMQQQHQHQHHQHQHHHHQQSSLNLHSDVDDGPLSTPDIQVARHPSATDTDSDEPKKHSIFDIVDDEPAYISMYDKVKARSTKNMQKLEEEKRQVRLKDKFSQLKQSRARREEKKQSTSWDGDSVSSKALTEDEATSESDSARAKSLSRKSSRSRIHSDTSEEEEASSFNNKIRKAVKTERFLESDVDLGFADTEEKQNSMETTNVVVVNSVVHSNVKEEPRTSDDDERIPVSFSRGNQPAIVVNNHERDSSRKKSHKKKQKRQKNSMSTEDSLSKTESSETVEHKTKSNTVTSNVAATADCRANHATESVNASTTVVTSGTTTVLETTEERIRSDKKQRNKKDKRRDRNADEKAKARRKRLNRQEARDSQRMEDIFGPLSDDVDDAPSNNALFDRLANNTYASDSDGGHSPVLDVERVRRKAEKKRRHQTEDENSVDLAEAGREIEAKLLGLPNSPKSAVACTESNDPDVFRFTDDNDSIEPSTPSTIPEKIKEKKKKRKKSKEERTRKDYHHHHHHHHHHHEKSGELPYLGADPSPPRASSPLIPKTMSPTLPTPRDTLLSPIPKVSSNTCVSSTTVPSSMTPPSSGGIQSAGKPEKKKDKFIPGFGIEIDETIHENAVKSISEPEERESREESEVNAPTTPPTQTEDKPRVAISQEETEDAVAALLEETFGVSTEDFSYEGEEEDAETEDAVGAPAEAPQEDVEEMQQAVESLNASTAEGETDMKPDTPQSEHDLQIDTDTEEDPNYETFDLSQPPKTPDIPSYYKSPTKTPAAVTTVVAPSVPATEKTIEARRSSVSAKPPSPPTSVIAHSWNLNEKPREVAKTVQAAENVDETNVTATSPERMNNSQARRASISPPPQYKQPVLGPCSVPITSETPRIAATSPRPSAPQPSSTPPSIGVQSLYQKLPVSPQSQMVPPMRQTSPRMQNIPAVSTSASSNQAPPLPPPLVPSRMPPLVPSQLSPRILQPLSPNGQWSRNSALSPHVPSVGKPSPPPARIAVSSVPVSAHRPDTPTQQIYSTAATQQPVIQHAPGMRALAPSHPRGGLPPLTLNIPHRPYMPVPPLAPGGVQVKSSRDSALGGKSVIETLLPVNPNEPPQRLEEPKLSPAVIPEPTNKASTSPKVPSPNQPPTYIPETAKIEINASTSSLVFGKPTSIPETCSLSSRGQKQISGSITTDNNLLSPRQKQEISSLQLLTTHVPRSSTPSPVIVAHGQPHLVHKSVVHTIGASTVSSANQPLIKTVVPMPVCQQQQQQQQQQQQQQQQQQQQQQQQQQQQQQQQQQQQQQQQQQQQQQQQQQQQQQQQQQQQQQQQQQQQQQQQQQQHQQQQQIPSSVTVSMAEDKCVVTQTSISSLNSSQRHSPVLQSSHLSKPHLPLVSTVSQAIVSRTTTTVPTTVPSSVPTEQNTTECVLESRLPPEQELQVDPDAQMVQTAQPMQLTPPIQSTQPIDVIKEEPSDILKHEDTTAIKEEFSNTESEQPLNQPLNAPCANAVDAKSPKVEQQLDQINSEKLLGASKSESNDGDRLVPKMMEVEIKTELANPEVKEEEDEEEEEEEEEDEIPKENEEADMEEEPAEDPLKEPCTDPLAIDASKEDPADSKEDSDYWSAKEVNIESVIKKVDALCDGEGNDDGDKETAQHGQSVTNETQEEQPKSNESEWFNRGDAKSNEYEWFNRGEATESDTKKNFVATNEEQDEGVETCESESTKSRRGRTKSRRGFGSRGGVTTRRSSRNTTTTVVHKRGARTSRGSKHHVEKNKLPADVYEFHDDSEEDNAGRPRLILTIKSPVPSLTGPNAQPATPIAAVKEVPPEEFVPPAANTRKSRRLAERDGSRNTIDDVIEDVVRGSAMNKGMIGGSIGGNVHATRRSTRYNSSSRNVQSTVQQPTEPRKSPRGVRGKSVRRTSENDDDEEYRELIKIKETPPAPQQELQNKEENVVSLRDETTPKPEETSQQQPAAAPSPTHKPVSHEPMTLIDPVTGMLIPMRESEEGQYIPVSTTSGQAQAVSRATCDARITPAGLVNAAVVAPNTTETLRSKQPQPENLTVSEELKKEPAPEPLQQNQQIQPQTSVITKPQSPVVHQVTSAVSMVQPAATISTTVTSIATTVVTIPQTTSTCSTPSKPTSLKAHVLNASKLATPAQSQQQVVITKPTASSVASQPPSVVQQPPNLVKSTQAVQALHLQVSSNRVSSPSLSPRAKQPVAQIGAANGKGQGQPMSPVLNNAGGAPPNPKQHLLQAAKQQTPTIVNLPQKLAMNVQPASVTTTPAPRIHQPISQSTALKGINGQPHPLNPKAHLLQAVVPPMVAGVVASPPTQSHLINPQPASISCSRPPAPKPPPVTGTMEPPKVEVSMSGCIMVPTPSPQARGVSISTYEGGPLHGSVGATPSPGGQYGLVPPHRSQSPPLPPPAHHHANASQGDVVNHYGGLTRGGELPPHYMHPQMLQYQYLRAQQEAALTAPRIAYHIQETRSPHLPLDPKLETGIEDSHSPPLELRRSTRTPHDRTTDSPQVAQVYMMHGAVRLPPPPPPQYNTGSNPSLTGAPAAAARGGFYEPPPAHLRSQYPIAASEAPSDRAITPDRPRKHQVVTPPHASQVPPQADSFQMLLQRYPVMWQGLLALKNDQAAVQMHFVFGNPNVARDSLPCNSDGSTPPLRIAQRMRLEQTQVEGVARKMQMDNEHCMLLALPCGRDEVDVLQQSKNLQTGFIMYLQQKQAAGIVNIAAPGSQQPAYVVHIFPSCDFANESLARIAPDLLHRVAKIAHLLIVIATV